A single window of Pseudarthrobacter defluvii DNA harbors:
- a CDS encoding GNAT family N-acetyltransferase, translated as MATDWVWLISLRDLDEGARAIQLGAIADLSLLPGQDRFVGDPLRMALAGLAEELRHPYVVESGGDAVGLLTLQEGAAGLAGWPDDWSAWLLRGFLIDRRHQGKGLGALAAAAAVEAARKLTARHQSCETGVVLSVNDENPAGQAAYRRAGFVDAGPYLGGPAGPQRTMFHSFATPDVPAVRA; from the coding sequence ATGGCCACTGACTGGGTCTGGCTGATATCCCTGCGGGACCTCGATGAAGGTGCCCGTGCCATCCAGCTGGGTGCGATCGCGGACCTGTCGCTGCTGCCCGGCCAGGACCGCTTCGTGGGCGACCCGCTGCGCATGGCCCTGGCAGGACTGGCGGAAGAGTTACGGCACCCCTATGTCGTGGAGTCCGGCGGCGATGCTGTCGGCCTGTTGACCCTTCAGGAAGGAGCGGCCGGCCTGGCCGGCTGGCCCGACGACTGGTCGGCCTGGCTGCTGCGCGGCTTCCTCATCGACCGGCGGCACCAGGGAAAAGGGCTGGGCGCCCTTGCGGCGGCCGCCGCTGTGGAGGCAGCCCGGAAACTTACCGCCCGGCACCAAAGCTGCGAGACCGGCGTCGTACTCTCCGTCAATGACGAAAATCCTGCGGGCCAGGCCGCTTACCGCCGTGCCGGCTTCGTTGATGCGGGACCGTATCTGGGAGGCCCGGCAGGGCCGCAGCGCACCATGTTCCACAGCTTCGCCACACCTGACGTCCCTGCTGTGCGGGCGTAA
- a CDS encoding TIGR01777 family oxidoreductase, which produces MHIVMAGASGLIGTSMSAAFRAAGHSVVTLVRRPPARADEVRWDPVAGVLEPSALAGADAVVNLSGAGIGDRPWTRGRVEELFSSRLGPTRTLVHAMAQMDAPPASFISQSASGYYGDAGNTVLREDAPAGSGTLAQICVEWEQAALAAPASVRVVLPRTGVVFSRSGGALGKLLPLLRLGVGGPFGNGRQFWPWVTLADVSAAFLFLLDSPVSGPVNVTAPEQADVNTIVAALAHALHRPAVLRVPAPVLRTVMPGLGEELLLYSQRMEPAVLASAGFQWQHGSLEDAARWVAAKDGSA; this is translated from the coding sequence ATGCACATTGTCATGGCCGGCGCCTCCGGGCTCATCGGCACCTCCATGTCCGCCGCCTTCCGCGCGGCCGGCCACTCCGTAGTGACCTTGGTCCGGCGCCCGCCTGCCCGTGCAGACGAAGTCCGCTGGGACCCGGTGGCCGGCGTCCTGGAGCCCTCTGCGCTCGCCGGCGCTGACGCCGTGGTCAACCTTTCCGGCGCCGGCATAGGTGACAGGCCATGGACGCGGGGGCGGGTGGAGGAGCTCTTCAGTTCCCGCTTGGGCCCCACCAGGACCCTGGTGCACGCCATGGCGCAAATGGATGCGCCGCCGGCCTCCTTCATCAGCCAGTCGGCGTCCGGTTACTACGGCGACGCCGGAAATACGGTCCTGCGCGAGGACGCACCTGCAGGCTCCGGCACCCTCGCGCAGATCTGCGTCGAGTGGGAGCAGGCGGCACTGGCGGCGCCGGCAAGCGTGCGCGTGGTGCTGCCCCGCACGGGAGTGGTGTTCAGCCGTTCGGGCGGAGCGCTGGGGAAACTGCTACCACTGCTGCGGCTGGGTGTTGGCGGTCCCTTTGGCAACGGACGCCAGTTCTGGCCCTGGGTCACCCTTGCGGATGTTTCCGCCGCCTTCCTTTTCCTCCTGGACTCTCCGGTCTCCGGCCCGGTCAATGTCACCGCACCTGAACAGGCGGACGTCAACACGATTGTGGCGGCGCTGGCCCATGCCCTTCACCGGCCTGCCGTGCTGCGGGTTCCGGCCCCTGTGCTGCGCACGGTGATGCCGGGACTGGGCGAGGAGCTCCTGCTGTACAGCCAGCGGATGGAACCGGCGGTGCTGGCATCCGCCGGCTTCCAGTGGCAGCACGGCAGCCTGGAAGACGCTGCCCGCTGGGTGGCCGCCAAGGACGGCTCCGCCTAG
- a CDS encoding RDD family protein yields the protein MVDRKDIGSWLSGPDTSGISKYPGERLGLPESGPGSIARAGRRIAAIMIDWGIALVISNFAFGGDSWATLAVFAIEQILLVGTLGYSIGHRVMGIAVVKPGGGTPGPLAALVRAVLLCLVIPAVIFDPDQRGLHDKAMNTLLIRR from the coding sequence GTGGTAGATCGCAAAGACATTGGCTCCTGGCTCAGCGGACCGGACACCTCCGGCATTTCGAAGTACCCGGGCGAACGGCTGGGCCTGCCGGAATCCGGCCCGGGATCCATTGCCCGGGCGGGGCGGAGGATCGCGGCGATCATGATCGACTGGGGCATTGCGCTGGTCATCAGCAACTTCGCCTTTGGCGGCGACTCGTGGGCAACGCTTGCGGTCTTCGCCATCGAACAGATCCTGCTGGTGGGAACCCTCGGCTACAGCATCGGCCACCGCGTCATGGGCATCGCCGTGGTCAAGCCCGGCGGCGGCACTCCTGGCCCGCTCGCGGCCCTCGTCAGGGCGGTGCTCCTCTGCCTCGTCATCCCCGCAGTCATCTTCGACCCGGACCAGCGCGGCCTGCATGACAAGGCCATGAACACGCTCCTCATCCGGCGCTAA
- the lipA gene encoding lipoyl synthase, with product MTLAPEGRKMLRIEQRNAAVPVERKPEWIKAKVQMGPEFVGLKNLVKKEGLHTVCEEAGCPNIFECWEDKEATFLIGGSECTRRCDFCQIDTGKPSPLDRFEPTKVARSVQSMQLRYATVTGVARDDLEDEGVWLYAETVRKIHELNPGTGVELLIPDFSGNPDHIAAICDSKPEVFAHNVETVPRIFKRIRPAFRYDRSLDVITQGRNHGMVTKSNLILGMGETRDEISEALRDLHEAGCDLITITQYLRPSERHLPVDRWVKPQEFVDLQHEAEEIGFLGVMSGPLVRSSYRAGRLWATAMRKKGRDIPAELAHIAEGIQDSGTTRQEAATLLATHS from the coding sequence GTGACATTGGCACCTGAAGGCCGGAAGATGCTGCGGATCGAGCAGCGCAATGCTGCGGTCCCGGTGGAGCGCAAGCCGGAGTGGATCAAGGCCAAGGTCCAGATGGGCCCGGAGTTCGTGGGCCTGAAGAACCTGGTGAAAAAGGAAGGCCTGCACACCGTCTGTGAAGAGGCCGGCTGCCCGAACATCTTCGAATGCTGGGAAGACAAGGAAGCCACCTTCCTGATCGGCGGCTCTGAATGCACCCGCCGCTGCGACTTCTGCCAGATCGACACCGGTAAACCCTCACCCCTGGACCGGTTCGAACCCACCAAGGTGGCCCGCTCCGTCCAATCCATGCAGCTGCGCTACGCCACCGTCACCGGTGTGGCCCGCGACGACCTCGAAGACGAAGGCGTCTGGCTCTACGCCGAAACCGTCCGCAAGATCCACGAACTGAACCCCGGCACCGGCGTCGAACTGCTCATCCCCGACTTCTCCGGCAACCCCGACCACATCGCCGCGATCTGCGACTCCAAACCCGAGGTCTTCGCGCACAACGTCGAAACCGTGCCAAGGATCTTCAAAAGGATCCGCCCCGCCTTCCGCTACGACCGCTCCCTGGACGTCATCACCCAGGGCCGCAATCACGGCATGGTCACCAAATCCAACCTCATCCTGGGCATGGGCGAAACCCGCGACGAAATTTCCGAAGCCCTCCGCGACCTCCACGAGGCGGGCTGCGACCTGATCACCATTACCCAGTACCTGCGCCCGTCCGAGCGGCACCTGCCCGTGGACCGCTGGGTCAAACCCCAGGAATTCGTCGACCTACAGCACGAAGCCGAAGAAATCGGGTTCCTCGGCGTCATGTCCGGGCCCCTGGTCCGCTCCTCCTACCGCGCCGGCCGCCTCTGGGCCACCGCCATGCGCAAAAAAGGCCGCGACATCCCCGCCGAACTCGCCCACATCGCAGAAGGCATCCAGGACTCCGGCACCACCCGCCAGGAAGCCGCCACCCTCCTGGCAACCCACTCCTGA
- the glnA gene encoding type I glutamate--ammonia ligase has protein sequence MFKTADEVLKFIKDEDVKFVDIRFTDLPGVQQHFNVPAKSVDADFFINGQLFDGSSIRGFQGIAESDMQLIPDVTTAFLDTFRMEKTLALNFSIVNPRTGDPYHRDPRGVAEKAEAYLASTGIADTAFFAPEAEFFVFDNVQYQSSPQGSFYKIDSEEAHWNTGREEEGGNLGYKTPVKGGYFPVSPTDKQADLRDAMCVALDEAGLEVERSHHEVGSAGQAEINYKFTTLTHAADDLQKFKYVIKNTADAWGKSVTFMPKPVFGDNGSGMHCHQSLWSNGEPLFYDEKGYAGLSDTARWYIGGLLKHADAVLAFTNPTVNSYRRLVKGFEAPVNMVYSQGNRSAGIRIPITGSNPKAKRIEFRAPDPSSNPYLAFAAQLMAGIDGIRNRIEPPAPIDKDLYELPAEEAKDIPKAPGSLEEALEALREDNEFLQAGGVFTQDLIDTWIEYKYENEIRPLSLRPNPYEFELYYGV, from the coding sequence ATGTTCAAGACTGCGGACGAAGTCCTCAAGTTCATCAAAGACGAAGATGTAAAGTTCGTCGATATCCGCTTCACCGATCTTCCGGGTGTCCAGCAGCACTTCAACGTCCCCGCCAAGAGCGTCGACGCCGATTTCTTCATCAACGGCCAGCTCTTCGACGGTTCCTCCATCCGCGGTTTCCAGGGCATCGCCGAATCCGACATGCAGCTGATCCCTGACGTCACCACCGCGTTCCTGGACACCTTCCGCATGGAGAAGACCCTCGCGCTGAACTTCTCGATCGTCAACCCGCGCACCGGCGACCCCTACCACCGCGACCCCCGCGGCGTGGCCGAGAAGGCAGAGGCCTACCTGGCCTCCACCGGCATCGCGGACACCGCGTTCTTCGCTCCCGAGGCCGAGTTCTTCGTGTTCGACAACGTCCAGTACCAGTCCTCGCCGCAGGGCAGCTTCTACAAGATCGACTCCGAGGAAGCCCACTGGAACACCGGCCGCGAAGAAGAGGGCGGCAACCTGGGCTACAAGACCCCCGTCAAGGGCGGTTACTTCCCGGTCTCCCCCACGGACAAGCAGGCTGACCTGCGTGACGCCATGTGTGTTGCCCTGGACGAAGCCGGCCTTGAAGTTGAGCGCAGCCACCACGAAGTTGGATCCGCCGGCCAGGCCGAGATCAACTACAAGTTCACCACCCTGACCCACGCGGCCGATGACCTGCAGAAGTTCAAGTACGTCATCAAGAACACCGCTGACGCCTGGGGCAAGTCCGTCACCTTCATGCCGAAGCCGGTCTTCGGCGACAACGGCTCGGGCATGCACTGCCACCAGTCGCTGTGGAGCAACGGCGAACCGCTGTTCTACGACGAGAAGGGCTACGCCGGCCTGTCCGACACCGCCCGCTGGTACATCGGCGGCCTGCTGAAGCACGCCGACGCTGTCCTCGCGTTCACCAACCCGACGGTGAACTCCTACCGCCGCCTGGTCAAGGGCTTCGAGGCTCCGGTCAACATGGTGTACTCGCAGGGCAACCGCTCCGCCGGTATCCGCATCCCCATCACGGGCTCCAACCCGAAGGCCAAGCGCATCGAATTCCGCGCGCCGGACCCCTCCTCCAACCCGTACCTGGCGTTCGCTGCCCAGCTGATGGCCGGCATCGACGGCATCCGCAACCGCATCGAGCCCCCGGCTCCGATCGACAAGGACCTTTACGAGCTCCCTGCCGAGGAAGCCAAGGACATCCCCAAGGCTCCGGGCAGCCTGGAGGAGGCCCTTGAGGCCCTGCGCGAGGACAACGAGTTTCTGCAGGCCGGCGGCGTCTTCACCCAGGACCTGATCGACACCTGGATCGAGTACAAGTACGAGAACGAGATCCGCCCGCTGTCCCTGCGCCCGAACCCCTACGAGTTCGAGCTCTACTACGGCGTCTAG
- the lipB gene encoding lipoyl(octanoyl) transferase LipB, translating to MAAGSKLDAMTLEFSQLGLAPDLVDYMEGWDAQRELHDKVVAGVAPSTVLLLEHAAVYTAGKLTEDHERPFDGTPVVPVDRGGKLTWHGPGQLVAYPILRLKNRSGIRDYVERLEDIMITVMADHGIKAERIKGRAGVWIKADSKGPDRKIAAIGIRVLNGVTMHGVAINCSNDLAPYGQIIACGITDAGVTTMSLETGREIRPADIMDRFVAEFRKHEEALVSSPEGALL from the coding sequence GTGGCCGCGGGGTCTAAGCTGGATGCCATGACTCTTGAGTTTTCACAGCTGGGTCTTGCCCCCGACCTCGTTGATTACATGGAAGGCTGGGATGCCCAGCGCGAACTCCATGACAAAGTTGTCGCCGGAGTTGCCCCCAGCACAGTCCTGCTTTTGGAGCACGCCGCCGTTTACACGGCAGGCAAGCTGACAGAGGACCATGAGCGCCCGTTTGACGGCACGCCCGTGGTTCCGGTGGACCGCGGCGGCAAGCTCACCTGGCATGGCCCGGGACAGCTGGTGGCCTACCCCATCCTGAGGCTGAAGAACCGCTCCGGCATCCGGGATTACGTGGAGCGCCTGGAAGACATCATGATCACCGTTATGGCGGACCACGGCATCAAGGCCGAACGTATCAAAGGGCGCGCCGGCGTATGGATCAAGGCCGACTCCAAAGGCCCGGACCGCAAGATCGCCGCAATCGGCATCCGCGTGCTGAACGGCGTCACGATGCACGGCGTCGCCATCAACTGCAGCAATGACCTGGCGCCGTACGGGCAGATCATTGCCTGCGGCATCACCGACGCCGGCGTAACCACCATGTCCCTGGAGACAGGGCGGGAGATCCGGCCCGCGGATATTATGGACCGGTTCGTCGCGGAGTTCCGCAAACATGAAGAAGCATTGGTTTCGAGCCCTGAAGGAGCTCTACTGTGA
- a CDS encoding DUF4191 domain-containing protein produces MAKSPDSSNSPSAGSSAVKRGLFTRKPKEAKAKKPSRLKQIGEVFTMTRRHDPMVPWLMLAVFLGVVAVSFLVGFWLDNWITGLIIGIPLGLLAATFILSRRAERAAFAQIENQPGASGAALGTLRRGWITEEQPVAVNPRTQDAVFRAVGRPGVVLVSEGPTHRVKPLLDAERKRLARILPNVPVHTIQTGRGEGQVPLSQVAKQMGKMKNELTKLEVSTVSKRIASMGNRLPIPKGIDPYKARPNRGR; encoded by the coding sequence ATGGCGAAATCCCCTGACTCCAGCAACTCCCCTTCCGCGGGCTCAAGCGCGGTGAAGCGCGGCCTGTTCACGCGCAAGCCCAAGGAAGCAAAGGCCAAGAAGCCCAGCCGGCTCAAGCAGATCGGCGAGGTCTTCACCATGACCCGCCGCCACGATCCCATGGTGCCGTGGCTGATGCTCGCGGTCTTCCTTGGTGTTGTGGCCGTAAGCTTCCTGGTGGGTTTCTGGCTGGACAACTGGATCACCGGCCTGATCATCGGCATTCCGCTCGGCCTGCTGGCCGCCACCTTCATCCTGTCCCGCAGGGCAGAACGGGCCGCGTTTGCCCAGATTGAAAACCAGCCCGGCGCCTCCGGCGCTGCCCTCGGGACCCTCCGTAGGGGCTGGATTACCGAGGAACAGCCTGTGGCTGTGAACCCCCGCACGCAGGATGCCGTGTTCCGTGCCGTTGGTCGTCCCGGCGTCGTCCTTGTCAGCGAAGGCCCCACCCACCGGGTGAAGCCGCTGCTCGATGCCGAGCGCAAGCGCCTGGCGCGGATCCTGCCCAACGTTCCTGTCCACACCATCCAGACGGGGCGCGGCGAGGGCCAGGTGCCGCTGAGCCAGGTGGCCAAGCAGATGGGCAAGATGAAGAACGAACTGACCAAACTGGAAGTCAGCACCGTCTCCAAGCGCATCGCCTCCATGGGCAACAGGCTTCCCATCCCCAAGGGCATCGATCCCTACAAGGCCCGTCCCAACCGCGGGCGTTAG
- a CDS encoding DMT family transporter, with protein sequence MESIDTGAKLREPVTGMQGRRRVVAVLSLLGATLFWAGNYVVGAGAVQSIDPLSLVFLRWALALVPLLVIAQLVERPSWRSVLAAWPWLLALSVCGLLGYNLLLYFALEHTDAFNASLINAFNPALITLAATVFLRERLTPLAVAGVLMALAGVLIVISGGNVGRLMATGFGTGEVLMVGAIVVWTVYTITGRRAPKIPPITATAVQAAVVVAILGPVRFATGGLALPPTTTALASLLFIAVFPSVLSYLLWNRALTVLPAAGAGVFLNLITVFTAILTVLAGQVHTAAQLVGGAVVIAGVAVTNAPAFRRPRRLKEAAEE encoded by the coding sequence TTGGAGTCGATTGATACAGGGGCGAAGCTGCGGGAGCCGGTGACGGGCATGCAGGGCCGCCGGCGGGTGGTAGCCGTCCTCTCCCTGCTCGGGGCAACGCTGTTCTGGGCCGGCAACTACGTTGTGGGCGCCGGTGCAGTCCAGAGCATCGACCCGCTGAGCCTGGTGTTCCTGCGGTGGGCTCTCGCGTTGGTGCCGCTGCTCGTGATTGCCCAACTGGTGGAGCGGCCGTCCTGGCGCTCCGTGCTGGCCGCGTGGCCGTGGCTGCTCGCCTTGAGCGTCTGCGGCCTGCTCGGCTACAACCTCCTGCTTTACTTTGCTCTGGAGCACACGGACGCCTTTAATGCGTCGCTGATCAATGCGTTTAATCCTGCTCTGATCACGCTGGCCGCCACGGTCTTCCTGCGCGAGAGGCTCACACCGCTGGCGGTGGCGGGCGTCCTGATGGCTCTGGCGGGCGTCCTGATCGTCATCAGCGGAGGGAATGTGGGCCGGCTTATGGCCACGGGATTTGGCACCGGTGAAGTACTGATGGTGGGTGCCATCGTAGTGTGGACGGTGTACACGATCACCGGCCGTCGGGCACCGAAGATCCCGCCCATTACTGCCACGGCGGTCCAGGCAGCGGTGGTCGTGGCCATCCTGGGCCCGGTCCGTTTCGCGACGGGCGGCCTGGCGCTTCCCCCTACGACCACCGCGCTGGCGTCACTGTTGTTTATCGCCGTGTTCCCGTCGGTGCTGTCCTACCTGCTGTGGAACCGCGCCCTGACGGTCCTGCCGGCGGCCGGTGCGGGGGTGTTCCTCAACCTCATCACCGTCTTCACCGCAATCCTGACCGTTCTTGCCGGGCAGGTCCACACGGCGGCCCAACTGGTGGGCGGCGCGGTGGTCATCGCAGGCGTGGCGGTGACCAACGCCCCGGCCTTCCGCCGGCCGCGCCGGTTGAAGGAAGCCGCAGAGGAATAA
- a CDS encoding serine/threonine-protein kinase, with translation MDDAQVPDVPGYDVGRLLGRGGSADVWLAREQRTGRDVALKCFRKAGSRVRGGTAVTEEEMRREIRILSVLDHQHLVRAHDAVRVADSGSGKALTMDYAAGGSLAQLVAARGRLSVGETVTVLTPIAQALGYLHGKGFTHSDVSPGNVLFTGQGKPMLSDVGVARMLGDPGGAGTAGTLGFLDPSPIDAVRAGLQPERDVYSAAALGWFCLTGVAPGRTADRPPLSLLVPGVPKELAAVLEAGLNEDRRLRPDALALATAVYRSAEPQPVDLSDAVHPTVLPELLTRRHTAPETRGGGLRRKLQALRRRMATSRWSALSYAPASSTPPLGRSRRHSAAEHVPSAGTKAAAGLRRKAAARERRKHAEGSAAGRTGRTLVLALLPVIVAAVAGMWWLSAGAQPPWPGTAAAGWPPASAPPTGAVVHGGTGTAAPVDDARQRARAADPAVAVQGLASLRDYAFSSGRLELLDDVNVPGSAAAAADERIAAPLRSAGHRLAGFASTLSGVAAEEGATPDLAVVRVVSATSGFRRVDAGNTVLAAGVPSQPQALRLVLVSKDGQWRVSDVLAVP, from the coding sequence ATGGATGATGCACAGGTGCCGGATGTCCCCGGGTACGACGTCGGCCGGCTGCTGGGCAGGGGCGGCAGCGCGGATGTATGGCTGGCCCGGGAACAGCGGACCGGAAGGGATGTTGCGCTCAAGTGCTTCCGCAAAGCCGGCAGCAGGGTGCGGGGTGGCACAGCCGTTACCGAGGAGGAGATGCGGCGGGAGATCCGCATCCTGTCGGTCCTGGACCACCAGCATTTGGTCAGGGCCCACGATGCGGTGCGGGTTGCGGATTCGGGCAGCGGGAAGGCCTTGACCATGGACTATGCTGCCGGCGGCTCCCTGGCGCAGCTGGTGGCCGCGCGTGGCAGGCTCAGTGTGGGGGAGACCGTCACCGTCCTGACTCCCATCGCGCAGGCCCTGGGCTATCTGCACGGTAAAGGTTTTACCCATTCGGATGTCTCCCCGGGGAATGTGCTGTTCACCGGGCAGGGCAAACCCATGCTGTCGGATGTCGGCGTTGCCCGGATGCTCGGGGACCCCGGCGGCGCGGGAACCGCCGGAACGCTGGGCTTCCTTGATCCGTCGCCGATCGACGCCGTCCGTGCCGGCCTGCAGCCCGAACGGGACGTTTACTCCGCTGCCGCGCTTGGCTGGTTCTGCCTGACAGGTGTTGCGCCCGGCCGCACTGCCGACCGGCCGCCCTTGTCCCTCCTGGTTCCCGGCGTGCCCAAGGAACTCGCCGCAGTGCTGGAAGCAGGGCTGAATGAGGACCGGCGGCTGCGCCCTGACGCGCTGGCGCTTGCCACGGCCGTCTACCGCAGCGCCGAACCGCAGCCCGTGGACCTTTCCGACGCCGTCCACCCCACCGTCCTGCCTGAGCTGTTGACGCGGCGGCACACTGCCCCCGAAACGAGGGGTGGCGGCCTCCGGCGGAAACTCCAGGCTCTGCGCCGCCGCATGGCGACGAGCCGCTGGTCCGCCTTGTCCTATGCCCCGGCTTCCAGCACTCCACCCCTCGGCCGGTCAAGACGCCATTCCGCGGCAGAACATGTGCCCTCGGCCGGAACGAAGGCCGCCGCCGGACTGCGGAGGAAAGCCGCCGCCCGAGAGCGCAGGAAACATGCCGAGGGGTCTGCCGCCGGACGGACGGGAAGGACGCTGGTGCTGGCGCTCCTTCCCGTCATCGTCGCGGCGGTTGCCGGGATGTGGTGGCTGTCTGCCGGCGCGCAGCCGCCCTGGCCCGGCACCGCTGCGGCCGGTTGGCCGCCTGCATCAGCACCTCCGACCGGAGCCGTTGTGCACGGGGGAACAGGAACCGCAGCGCCGGTCGACGATGCCAGGCAGCGGGCCCGGGCAGCTGATCCCGCCGTTGCCGTGCAGGGCCTTGCATCGCTGCGGGATTATGCGTTCAGCAGCGGCAGGCTGGAGCTGCTCGACGACGTGAACGTGCCCGGCTCCGCTGCAGCTGCCGCCGACGAACGCATAGCCGCCCCACTCCGTTCCGCCGGGCACCGCCTGGCCGGGTTCGCCAGCACACTTTCCGGGGTGGCGGCGGAAGAGGGCGCCACCCCGGACCTCGCCGTCGTCCGGGTGGTGTCCGCAACCTCCGGCTTCCGCAGGGTCGACGCGGGGAACACCGTGCTTGCCGCGGGGGTACCCAGCCAGCCACAGGCGCTTCGGTTGGTCCTGGTCTCGAAGGATGGCCAGTGGCGGGTCAGCGACGTCCTCGCCGTCCCGTGA
- a CDS encoding DUF3817 domain-containing protein, which translates to MPLRTTVIRIFRILAVAEACSWAALLTGMYFKWVARTTELGVEIAGPVHGALFIGYGAAALMLWRLQRWPFLVAVLAGLSAVFPFATILFEVWAGRRGYLAADRGAEAAADLEPSRA; encoded by the coding sequence ATGCCCCTCCGGACAACCGTGATCCGCATCTTCCGCATCCTCGCTGTGGCCGAAGCGTGCAGCTGGGCTGCGCTGCTGACCGGAATGTACTTCAAATGGGTCGCCCGCACCACGGAACTTGGCGTCGAGATCGCCGGGCCTGTCCACGGTGCGCTGTTCATCGGCTATGGGGCTGCGGCGCTGATGCTGTGGCGCCTGCAGCGGTGGCCGTTCCTGGTGGCTGTATTGGCCGGGCTCTCCGCCGTCTTCCCGTTCGCCACCATCCTGTTCGAGGTGTGGGCCGGCAGGCGCGGTTACCTCGCTGCTGACCGGGGAGCTGAGGCTGCAGCCGACCTGGAACCCAGCCGGGCCTAA